DNA sequence from the Enterobacteriaceae endosymbiont of Donacia cincticornis genome:
TGTTTATCTATAATTGGTTCTGGATTAGCATTTTTATGGTATAATACTTATCCTGCAAAGATTTTTATGGGAGATGTAGGTTCACTATCTTTAGGTTGTATGATTTCAATGATAGCAATTCTTATAAAACAAGAATTTTTATTTTTTATTATGTGTGGTATATTTGTTATTGAATCTTTTTCAGTTATTATCCAATGCATAAAATTTAGATATACTAAAAAAAGATTTTTTTTAATGGCTCCTCTACATCATCATTATGAATTAAAAGGGATCCCAGAACCTTGTATTATTACTAGATTTTGGATTGTTTCATTAATATTAATATTACTTACTTTTATGATAATATAATATTTAATAGTATAAAAAATGAATAAAAAAATACTTATTATAGGTTTAGGTATAACAGGTTTATCTTGTTTAAATTTTTTTTTAAAAAAAAAAATTATCCCATTTGTTATGGATAAACGTAAAGATCGTAAATTAATAAAAAAAATACCTTTATATGTACCATATTATCTTGGTTCTTTAAATAAGAATTGGATACTTAGTTCTCAACTAATTATTTTAAGTCCTGGTATATCAATATTTAATCATTTTATATTAGAAGCTCAAAAAAAAAATATTGAAATTATAGGAGACATAGAATTATTTGCTCGTTATAATACTACTCCTTTAATAGCCGTAACAGGTACAAATGGAAAAAGTACTGTAACTAATATGATTGCTCATATCATGAAAAAAAATAATTTCCGGGTTAGTGTAGGAGGTAATAATGGTTACCCAGTAATGAATTTATTATCTTTTAAAAGAGATTTTTATATTTTAGAAATATCTAGTTTCCAATTAGAAACAATTAAAAAATTAAATATATATATTGCTATAATTCTAAATATTTCACAAGATCATATGGATAGATATCCTTTAGGTATAGAACAATATCGTGATTTTAAATTACGTATTTATAAAAATGCTAATATTTGCATATATAATGCTGATGACATATTATGTCATCCTAAAAAATTTTATAATGGGAAAAAATATATTACATTTGGTAAAATTTTAGGTAAATATAATTTATCTTTTGATAAAGAACAAGTTTATTTAAAAATAAATAATAAAAAAATATTTAATTTTAATAAAACTAAATTAGTTGGTATCCATAATTATTTAAATTCTTTAGCTGTATTAGCTGTTATAGATATATTAAAAATTTCTAAAAAAAATTTTTTTAAAGAAATTAATAATTATAAAAATATGGATCATACGTTACAAATAATTCATAAAGAAAATGGGGTAATCTGGATTAATGATTCAAAATCAACTAATGTTAATAGTACAAAAGCTGCTTTAGAATATTTACATAAAAAAAAAAGGATTTGGTTATTTTTAGGAGGTTATGACAAACATTGTAATTTATATTTATTACAAAAATACTTACAGAAAAAAGATAATATAAAAATTATTTGTTTTGGTAAATCAAGTAAAAAAATACTATCTATTGATAGTAGAGCAATAATAGTTAAGACAATATATGAAGGAATAAAAAAAATTATTAAATTGATAAAATTTGGAGATATTGTATTATTATCTCCAGCATGTTCTAGTATTGATCAATTTAAAAATTTCAAGCATCGTGGAAATGAATTTATTAAATTAGTAAAAAAAATACATAAGTGTAATAATTTTATAAAAAAATTATAATTTTAGATATTTTATATATTAAATTTTAATAAAATGAAAAAAAAAATTCTTATAGTAGCTGGAGGTACTGGAGGACATATTAATCCAGCTTTAAATATAGCATATATCTTAAAAAAAAATGGTTGGGAAGTACGTTGGTTAGGAACTAATTCTAGAATGGAAGCACAAATTATTCCTAAAAAAAACATACGTATTTATTTAATAAAATTTTATAGATTTAAAAAAAAAAACATTTTCTCTATTATTTTTACTGTTATTAAATTAATAATATCAACTTATAAATCTATTTTAATTTATAAAAAATATAAACCACATATAATATTAACAATGGGTAGTTATATTTCTGGACCTAGTGGATTAGCTGCATGGTTATGCCGTATACCTTTAGTAATACATGAACAAAATAGTGTTCCAGGTATCACAAATAAAATATTATATAAAATAGCAACTAAAGTTATGCAAGCATATCCTAATACATTTACTAATGCTATATTAGTAGGTAATCCTTTAGATAAAAAAATTATTAAATTATCTTTATATAAAAGAAAGATTTTTAAAATTCATAAACCAATTCATTTATTAATAACAGGAGGAAGTCAAGGTGCATATATAATAAATAAAATAGGTATAAAATTAGCTAAAATTTTAAAAAATAAAATATTTATCCTCCATCAAGTAGGTAAAAATAATTCTAAAAAAATATTTCATGAATATAAAAAATATAATATTACTAATAATATTATTATAAAAGAATATATACAAGATATTTATAAAGCATATGAATGGGCTGATATAATAATATGTAGATCTGGGGCGATGACTGTTAGTGAAATTAGCGCAATAGGAATACCTGCTATTTTCATACCTTTTCAACATAAAGATAGACAACAATACTTTAATGCAATACATTTACAAAAGATAGGAATAGCTAAAATTTTTGAACAAAAAAATATTAATTATAATAAAATTGCCAATTTAATATTAAATCTTAACAAAAATAAAATTATAAATTTGATAAATCAATCTTGTGATTTATCTATAATTAATTCTACAGAATTAATTTATGATGAATTAAATAAAATCAAAATTAATTAATATTAAATAAAATAAAAATATGTCTAATATAATAAATATTAAAAAAATACCAAAAATGAAAAATATTAACCATATACATTTAATTGGTATTGGAGGTTCTGGGATGGGAGGAATTGCAAAAATTCTAATAAAACAGGGATACAAAGTTAGTGGTTCCGATTTAATTTATAATTTTATTACAAAAAATTTAATTTCATTAGGTATTAATATTTATTTTAAACATGAAATTAAAAATATTACAAATAATATAGATCTTATTGTTAAATCTAATGCTATTAAAAATAATAATCCAGAATTAATTATTGCAAAAAAATTAAATATTACTATAATTAGTAGATTACAAATGTTAGCAGAATTAATGAAATTTTATTATAAAA
Encoded proteins:
- the murG gene encoding undecaprenyldiphospho-muramoylpentapeptide beta-N-acetylglucosaminyltransferase, with amino-acid sequence MKKKILIVAGGTGGHINPALNIAYILKKNGWEVRWLGTNSRMEAQIIPKKNIRIYLIKFYRFKKKNIFSIIFTVIKLIISTYKSILIYKKYKPHIILTMGSYISGPSGLAAWLCRIPLVIHEQNSVPGITNKILYKIATKVMQAYPNTFTNAILVGNPLDKKIIKLSLYKRKIFKIHKPIHLLITGGSQGAYIINKIGIKLAKILKNKIFILHQVGKNNSKKIFHEYKKYNITNNIIIKEYIQDIYKAYEWADIIICRSGAMTVSEISAIGIPAIFIPFQHKDRQQYFNAIHLQKIGIAKIFEQKNINYNKIANLILNLNKNKIINLINQSCDLSIINSTELIYDELNKIKIN
- the murD gene encoding UDP-N-acetylmuramoyl-L-alanine--D-glutamate ligase; translation: MNKKILIIGLGITGLSCLNFFLKKKIIPFVMDKRKDRKLIKKIPLYVPYYLGSLNKNWILSSQLIILSPGISIFNHFILEAQKKNIEIIGDIELFARYNTTPLIAVTGTNGKSTVTNMIAHIMKKNNFRVSVGGNNGYPVMNLLSFKRDFYILEISSFQLETIKKLNIYIAIILNISQDHMDRYPLGIEQYRDFKLRIYKNANICIYNADDILCHPKKFYNGKKYITFGKILGKYNLSFDKEQVYLKINNKKIFNFNKTKLVGIHNYLNSLAVLAVIDILKISKKNFFKEINNYKNMDHTLQIIHKENGVIWINDSKSTNVNSTKAALEYLHKKKRIWLFLGGYDKHCNLYLLQKYLQKKDNIKIICFGKSSKKILSIDSRAIIVKTIYEGIKKIIKLIKFGDIVLLSPACSSIDQFKNFKHRGNEFIKLVKKIHKCNNFIKKL